TGCCGTCGCTCAGGTGACGTTGATGGACAAGCTCTTCGCGCCACTTGCCGCCAGCCTAGGCATCAACCCAGGTGCATGGTCACTCATTCTGCTCGCCAGCTCGCAGATCGACTGGTTCGGACCGTTCCCCGGCCCCGACATGGTTGCGCAGATGGGGCTTGCGCGGTCTCGAAGCCTGCGGCTCATCCTCTACAACGGTTGGGCGATCATGGTCGCGAACGTACTCATGCTCGTCGTACTCATCCCGGTGCTCACGTGACGACTGACGTGAACGCGGACCAGCTGCGCGCGGACGTCGAAGCGGTCATCGCGCGCGCCAGTGGCGAGATCGCAGTGGCCATCGACCTCCGAGGCGGCGACTCCGGGCAGGTCAGGCTCGGGAGCAATGCGAGGTTCCCCGCCGCGAGCATCGTCAAGCTCGCGGTCTTGCTCACCGTCCTGACCCACGTCGATCGTGGACGGCTCGCGCTCGACGAGGTGGTGTCGCTGGACCGGAGCGCGGACGTCGGCGGCTTCGGCGTACTCGTCGATGTGCCCAGCGTGCACAGCCTCCGTCTTCGTGAGCTGCTCGCTCTGATGATCGGGTTCAGCGACAATACGGCGTCCAACGCGTGCATCGACCTCGTCGGACTCGATGAGATCGCCGTTGCCCTCGACTCGGCCGGCCTACGGGACACGACAGTGCAGCGACGGCTGATGGATCTCGATGCCGAGGAGGCCGGCCTGCGCAATGAAGTGACCGCTGCCGACGCAGCTCGACTGGTGTGGCTGCTCGTCCGAGGTACGGCGGTGTCGCCTCGCCTGCGCGACGTGGCATGGCAGCTGTTGCTCGGCCAACGGGTCAACGACAGGCTCCCGCGGAAACTGCACCCCGATGTCGTCATCGGACACAAGACCGGTGAGTTGCCGGGCGTACGCCACGATGTCGGTGTCCTGCAGTACGCCGATAGAAGCGCCGCGGTCGCCGTGCTCACCAAGGGTTTCACCGATCAACGTACGGCGCAGTGCAACGACGGTGGTGACGCATGCGATCTGATCGCGGAGATCGGGAGCATCGTCGGAACCCACCTCCGTACCGGAAAGGCGGCAGTTTGAAGTACCTCATCCGTGGGGGTTCGATCGTCGACGGCACCGGTGCGCAGCCGGTACGCGGCGACCTCCTCTTATCGGGGTCTCGCATCGCCGCCCGCTTGGCGCCGGGTGAGACCGGGCCAACCGATGCGGTGGTCATCGATGCGACCGGGCGGTACGTGTGCCCGGGTTTCATCGACGTTCATTCGCATGCGGACAACTCACCGTTGCTCGAGAGCGATGATCGCTCGAAGCTGATGCAGGGCGTGACGACCGAGATCGTCGGGAACTGCGGATTCAGTCTTGCGCCCGCGGCACCGGGCCGCCGGATGGAGTTCGGGGAGTACCTGCGCAGGTTGTTTCCGCCGACCAGCGTTCGATGGTCGACGTTCGGTGAGTTCCTGGCACACGTCGACGAGCGCGGGTCGGTCACCAACTACTGCCCTCTGGTCGGCCACGGTGCGCTCCGGTTCGCCGTCGTGGGTATGAACCGCGGGTTGGACTCGACGGAGTTGCAACGGATGCGGTCCGAGTTGGAGGCAGCGCTCGAAGCCGGCGCATTCGGGATGTCGAGCGGGCTCGTCTACCCGCCCGGATCATCTGCAGACAGCGCTGAGATCACGTACCTCGCCGACGCGCTGCAGGGCCGGATCTACGCGACGCATCAGCGGGCCGAGGGCGCGCATCTGATGCCGAGCCTGGCCGAAGCACTCGACGTCGCGCGGAGCACGAGCGCGCGGCTCCAGATCTCGCACCTCAAGGCGATGGGTCGTCCGAACTGGGGAGCAACCAGAGCAGCGCTCTACGCGATCGACGAAGCATCGGACGCGGGTGCGTCGGTTGCGCAAGACGTCTACCCCTACACCGCGACGTCGACGACGTTGATGTCACTGCTCCCGCCAGAGTTCCTCGTCGGCACCAACCAGGAGGTGCTCGATCGACTCGGGTCCCGCGGTGCGGTCGATCGGCTGCGGGAGTTGCTCGAATCCGGAGTCGACGGGTGGGAGAACCGCGCCGCGTACGCCGGGTGGGGCGGAGTGCTGGTTTCGTACAGCGCGAGCGGTGCAGATCAGGGCCGGACGCTGGCCGCGATCGCCGAGGAAGCCGGCGAGGACCCGGTCGAGACCCTCGTACGCGTACTTCGCCGGGAACGCCTCGAGGTGACCGCGAGTACGTTCCTGATGGACGAACGTGACATCGAGGTGGTGCTCGGGCATCCACGGACGATGATCGGCTCCGATGGTCTCCCCGTCGGAGCCGCGGCCAGACCGCATCCGCGGTTGTTCGGCACCTTCCCGCGGATTTTCGCCCAGTACGTCGGCTCCGGTCGGCCGCTCGACTTCGCGGAGGCAGTACGTCGGATGACCTCGTTGCCAGCAGAGTGGTTCCGCGTCCCAGAACGCGGTCTGATCAGGTCCGGGATGATCGCGGACCTCGTGATCGTCAACCCGCTCGCCGTCAGCGACACCGCGACGTATGCGGAGCCGGAGCAGTATCCCGAGGGTGTGGAAACGGTGGTTCTGGGCGGACAGCCGGTGGTCCGCGACGCCGTCTACTGCGGTGAGCGCCGAGGCACGCGTTTGGAGCCGGCATGAGTCGGGTGACAACGGATGTCGTCGTTGTCGGTGCTGGTGCGGTCGGCGCGTCCGTCGCATACGAACTCGCCGACGGTGGAGCCGATGTCGTCCTACTGGACGCAAACCCCCGGGTCGGTGACGGATGTTCAGCGGCAAACGCCGGCCTGCTGACCCCGAGTCACGTCGAGCCGCTCGCCAACTCCGCGAACGTCATCGCCGGCGCGCGCTCGATAGTGCGCCCGTCGGGACCGTTCGCGATGAGCCCGCGGCCCCAGCTGATGCCGTGGATGATGCGGTTCCTCGGCTCGGTCGGCCCCAAGCAGGTGGCGTTGCGCGCGGCACGGCTCAAGGAGCTCGCCGCGTACAGCCTTCGACTGCATCACTCCTACGCCACCGCAGGGTTGGGATCCGGACTCGCATCGACCGGCGTCCTAGACGTGTACTCGACCCAGAAGAGTTTCGATCGCGCCAGCTCGGCACTTGGCGAGACCAACCGCGTACGCGTGCTGGACGCAGCCGGTGCACGCCGCGAACAGCCGTCGCTCGGTGAGGTGAGGGGAGCTGTGCACCATCTAGGGGAGGCGCACTGCGACGGCCGGCAGTTCGTCGGTGCGGTCAGCGAAGCCGCGCGCCGTGCGGGTGCCGTCGTCCGGCTCGGCCAGGCCGTCACCGGTGTGCTCGTCCGCAATGGCCGAGTGCTCGGCGTCGAGACCACCGATGGTCGCATCGATGCCGAACACGTTGTCATTGCCGGTGGGGTCGGGAGTTCTCGTCTCGTTCGGTCGGTCGGCCATCGACTTCCGATGCAGGCGGGCAAGGGATACGTGATCGATGTCGAGGCCAGCGGACCCGCGCCGTCGATCCCGATCTCGTTCAAGGATCTGCGGGTTGTGGCGACGCCGTATCCGGACCGACTTCGAATCTGCGGAACCTTCGAGCTGACCGGTGACGACCGCTCGATCGACGATCGACGAATCCGCTCGGTTTTGGATGGTGCGCGGGGAATGCTCCCGTCGCTTCGGGTCGAAAGCGTCCTACAGGCCCGTGCGGGACTTCGCCCGTGCAGCCCAGACGGCCTTCCTTACATCGGGCGTACGCGCACGACAGAGAACCTGGTCTTCGCCACCGGGCACGGCATGTGGGGCCTGACTCTCGCGCCGGTCACGGGACGACTGGTGGCGAAGGGGATCCTCGACGAAGCGCCGACGCTCAATGAGGCGGCGCTGTCGCCGGATCGGTTTCGACCGCTGCTCACCCCCGCTGCCTGATCGGCGCACGGCGCGGTCAGGCGCTTCGAGCCTCCATGCGCTGATCGCGGGGAAGAAGTTCGGTGATGGGGACTGCGTAGAACTCGGCCAGCTCATACAGGCGCTGAACCGATACGGCGCGGTCGCCGCGCTCGTACGAACTGACGACGACGGCCTTCCAGCGACCGCGTGATCGCTGCTCGACGCCCTTCAGGGAAAGTCCGTGCCGCTGTCGGATCGCACGCAGCCGCTGCCCTACTGCCTTGGCATACTCCATGTTCCGCAAGAGGTCACTCCACTTGTAAATATCGGTTACTGAAGAGTACCCGCTACCAGGCTCGACCGTCCTGTTGCCGTCTCATGCGCTGGATTTCGTGTGGAATCCGTCGTATGTGCCTGGTTCAACGACGATCCCACAGGTGAGGGTCAGTCCGGAATGCCCCAGCCGGTGGCCATGCGTCCACCGTCGACACCCTCCACCGTTCGAGCGCAGACTTCGTCACGATGTGCCGACGCGCGCTCGACGCAGGTGGAGTATGGGCACCGCGTCAGAGGCGCTTGCCCCGTCGCTCGCAGTAACGAGTCAGGCGCGGGAACGCTGTACGTACGCGTCGACCGCCTCGGGTGCGAGCACCGAGTCGATGACCATGGCGCTGGCGCCGAGTACGCCCGCCTCGACCCCGGTTTTGGAGGTGACGATCTGGAGCCCGGTGGTCGCAAGCGGCAGCGAGCGTTGGTAGACGATCTCGCGTACGCCGGCGAGCAGGAACTCACCGGCTTCGGCAAGCTTGCCGCCGAGCACGATGATCGAGGGGTTGAGCAGGCTCACGCAGGTGGCGAGCACCGTTCCGATATCGCGACCCGCCTGGCGTACGGCGTGCACGGCGCGTACGTCGCCGCCGCGTACGGCATCGACGATGTCCTGCAGGGTCTCTGCGTTGCTGCCGGACTCGCGAAGATGGGCGGCGATGGCAGGTCCGGCGGCGATCGCCTCGAGGCACCCGGTGTTGCCGCATCGGCAGACGACCTCCTCGGCGGTACTCGACGCGACCCGTACGTGCCCGAGGTCGCCCGCCGATCCTTGCGCGCCGCGATCGAGCCGACCGTCGGTGATGATCCCCGAGCCGATTCCGGTCGCCACCTTCACGAACAGCAGATGTTCGTGGACCGACCACTCCTTGGCGTGCTCGCCCAGCGCCATCAGGTTGACGTCGTTGTCGACGAGGATCGTCGTGTCGAACGTCTTGCCGAGGTGCCCGGGTACGTCGAAGGCGTCCCAGCCCGGCATGATCGGTGGGTTCGTCGGCTTGCCGGTCGCGTGCTCAACGGGCCCCGGAATGCCGACGCCGATACCGGCGAGCTCGGCATGTTCGGTCTCCTCGAGCATCGCCGTCGCCTCCGCAGCAACCGTGTCGAGCACGGCAACGGGTCCGTCGGCGATCGTCATGTCGAGAGTCTTCTCCGCCAACAGCTGACCGCCGAGATCGGTGAGAGCGACGCTCATATGGGTCGCTCCGAGGTCGACGGCGAGTACGGCGCGCGCGGAGGTGTTCCAGGCAAACCGGGCAGCCGGGCGTCCGCCGGTGTGCGCGGTGCCGCCGATCGGTGCGATCAACCCGGCCGCGAGCAGAGCATCGACGCGCTGGGTGATCGTCGAGCGCGCCAGCCCGGTCACCTGGGCCAGTTCCGCGCGGGTGCGCGGCTGGCCGTCACGCAGGAGCTGGAACAGGTCACCCGCACCGGGTGCCGCCCCCGGGCCCGAGGTCGGTACTGGGGACATGTGTACCTCTGTCATCTCGTCAGAATGGCCGCCTCGTTGCGACTCAAAACACAGATTAGCCGAACGAGGGGGATTCTACCGACGAGCATCGACATACTTTCGCTTGCGATCCGTCATAAGTGGTGTCTAAGATCACGCCATGTCGGCCCAGACCCCTCAGGCACCCTCCGATGCCCCGCTGCTCGCGATGCGCGGTATCGTGAAGGAGTTTCCTGGCGTTCGCGCGCTCGACGGCGTGGATCTCGACGTACGCGCCGGCGAGGTGCACTGCCTGCTCGGCCAGAACGGCGCCGGAAAGTCGACCCTGATCAAGGTGCTCGCAGGCGCCCACAGCATCGACGGTGGAGAGATCCGTTGGAACGATGAGGTGCAGCAGATCAGCTCGCCGCAGCAGGCGATCGACCTCGGCGTCGCGACGATCTATCAGGAACTCGACCTGATCGACGGGCTCTCCGTGGCCGAGAACATCTTCCTCGGGCACGAGCTCGCGACGGCGGGCTTCACCCGCAGGTCCGACGCCGCACAGGCGACCCGTGAGCTGATGCGGCGACTCGGTCACCCGGAGATTCGGCCCGGTCGTGAGGTCGGCGGTCTTCCGGCGGCGGGTAAACAGATCGTGTCGATGGCCAGGGCGCTGTCCCATGACGCCAAGGTGATCGTGATGGACGAGCCGACCGCCGCGCTCGACTCGGACGAGACCGATGGGTTGTTCCGGGTGATCGAAGGTCTGCAGGCCGACGGCGCCGCGATCATCTACATCTCGCACCGGCTGGAGGAGATCCGTCGCATCGGCGACCGCATCACCGTGCTCAAGGACGGCCGCACCGTCGGCACGAACCTCCCGGCCGCAACAACCGAGACGAATGACCTGATCAGCATGATGACCGGTCGGTCGATCGAGTACGTCTTCCCCGACAAGTTGGCCGACACGTCTGACGCCGATCCGCTCGTACGAGTCGAGGGGCTGAGCCGCAAGGGCGAGTTCAGCGATGTGTCGTTCGACGTACGTCCCGGCGAGATCGTCGGCCTGGCAGGTCTGGTCGGCGCCGGACGAAGCGAGATCCTGGAAACCGTCTACGGAGCCCGCAAGCCGGACACCGGAACCGTCACGATCGATGGTCGGCGGCTGCGGCCGGGCTCGGTCGCGGCGGCGGTCGCCGCCGGGGTCGGGCTGTGCCCGGAGGAGCGCAAGTACCAAGGCTTGGTACTCGACGACGCGATCTACCGAAACATCACCATGCCGACGTTCGGCCGATTCGCTCGGTTCGGGTTCACCCGGGCCGGCGCCGAACGCCGGGCGGCGAGTGACGCGGCCGGATCGGTCGATCTGCGGCCGGCCGACACCGACCGCGTCACTCGCACGCTCTCCGGCGGCAACCAACAGAAGGTCATGCTCGCGCGCTGGCTGCTGCGCGACTGTCGCGTACTCATGCTCGACGAGCCCACCCGCGGCGTCGATGTCGGTGCGCGCAGTGAGATCTATGCGTTGATCCGCGAGCTCGCCGACACCGGGGTGGCGGTGATCGTCGTCTCCAGCGAGATCGAAGAGGTCCTCGGGATGGCCGATCGCGTCCTGGTCATCTCCGACGGCCGCATCGCGCACGAAGCGACCAGCGGTGACATCGACGAGCACGAGGTACTCGACCTCGTGATGGAAGGGAGAGTCGCGTGAGCGACCGTACGACGTCGGCCGACCCACCGGCCGCTGCGGACGACGACGCAGTATCCGGCGCCAACGGCCCCGAGGGATCGAGTTCGCGCGAGCGTACGCTTCCGCCCGGGGTCGTACGCAATCTCGGCCTCGTGATCGCGCTGCTGATCCTGTGCATCGTGGGCAC
The sequence above is drawn from the Nocardioidaceae bacterium SCSIO 66511 genome and encodes:
- a CDS encoding class A beta-lactamase-related serine hydrolase, with the translated sequence MTTDVNADQLRADVEAVIARASGEIAVAIDLRGGDSGQVRLGSNARFPAASIVKLAVLLTVLTHVDRGRLALDEVVSLDRSADVGGFGVLVDVPSVHSLRLRELLALMIGFSDNTASNACIDLVGLDEIAVALDSAGLRDTTVQRRLMDLDAEEAGLRNEVTAADAARLVWLLVRGTAVSPRLRDVAWQLLLGQRVNDRLPRKLHPDVVIGHKTGELPGVRHDVGVLQYADRSAAVAVLTKGFTDQRTAQCNDGGDACDLIAEIGSIVGTHLRTGKAAV
- a CDS encoding amidohydrolase family protein produces the protein MKYLIRGGSIVDGTGAQPVRGDLLLSGSRIAARLAPGETGPTDAVVIDATGRYVCPGFIDVHSHADNSPLLESDDRSKLMQGVTTEIVGNCGFSLAPAAPGRRMEFGEYLRRLFPPTSVRWSTFGEFLAHVDERGSVTNYCPLVGHGALRFAVVGMNRGLDSTELQRMRSELEAALEAGAFGMSSGLVYPPGSSADSAEITYLADALQGRIYATHQRAEGAHLMPSLAEALDVARSTSARLQISHLKAMGRPNWGATRAALYAIDEASDAGASVAQDVYPYTATSTTLMSLLPPEFLVGTNQEVLDRLGSRGAVDRLRELLESGVDGWENRAAYAGWGGVLVSYSASGADQGRTLAAIAEEAGEDPVETLVRVLRRERLEVTASTFLMDERDIEVVLGHPRTMIGSDGLPVGAAARPHPRLFGTFPRIFAQYVGSGRPLDFAEAVRRMTSLPAEWFRVPERGLIRSGMIADLVIVNPLAVSDTATYAEPEQYPEGVETVVLGGQPVVRDAVYCGERRGTRLEPA
- a CDS encoding FAD-dependent oxidoreductase — encoded protein: MSRVTTDVVVVGAGAVGASVAYELADGGADVVLLDANPRVGDGCSAANAGLLTPSHVEPLANSANVIAGARSIVRPSGPFAMSPRPQLMPWMMRFLGSVGPKQVALRAARLKELAAYSLRLHHSYATAGLGSGLASTGVLDVYSTQKSFDRASSALGETNRVRVLDAAGARREQPSLGEVRGAVHHLGEAHCDGRQFVGAVSEAARRAGAVVRLGQAVTGVLVRNGRVLGVETTDGRIDAEHVVIAGGVGSSRLVRSVGHRLPMQAGKGYVIDVEASGPAPSIPISFKDLRVVATPYPDRLRICGTFELTGDDRSIDDRRIRSVLDGARGMLPSLRVESVLQARAGLRPCSPDGLPYIGRTRTTENLVFATGHGMWGLTLAPVTGRLVAKGILDEAPTLNEAALSPDRFRPLLTPAA
- a CDS encoding ROK family transcriptional regulator, yielding MTEVHMSPVPTSGPGAAPGAGDLFQLLRDGQPRTRAELAQVTGLARSTITQRVDALLAAGLIAPIGGTAHTGGRPAARFAWNTSARAVLAVDLGATHMSVALTDLGGQLLAEKTLDMTIADGPVAVLDTVAAEATAMLEETEHAELAGIGVGIPGPVEHATGKPTNPPIMPGWDAFDVPGHLGKTFDTTILVDNDVNLMALGEHAKEWSVHEHLLFVKVATGIGSGIITDGRLDRGAQGSAGDLGHVRVASSTAEEVVCRCGNTGCLEAIAAGPAIAAHLRESGSNAETLQDIVDAVRGGDVRAVHAVRQAGRDIGTVLATCVSLLNPSIIVLGGKLAEAGEFLLAGVREIVYQRSLPLATTGLQIVTSKTGVEAGVLGASAMVIDSVLAPEAVDAYVQRSRA
- a CDS encoding sugar ABC transporter ATP-binding protein codes for the protein MSAQTPQAPSDAPLLAMRGIVKEFPGVRALDGVDLDVRAGEVHCLLGQNGAGKSTLIKVLAGAHSIDGGEIRWNDEVQQISSPQQAIDLGVATIYQELDLIDGLSVAENIFLGHELATAGFTRRSDAAQATRELMRRLGHPEIRPGREVGGLPAAGKQIVSMARALSHDAKVIVMDEPTAALDSDETDGLFRVIEGLQADGAAIIYISHRLEEIRRIGDRITVLKDGRTVGTNLPAATTETNDLISMMTGRSIEYVFPDKLADTSDADPLVRVEGLSRKGEFSDVSFDVRPGEIVGLAGLVGAGRSEILETVYGARKPDTGTVTIDGRRLRPGSVAAAVAAGVGLCPEERKYQGLVLDDAIYRNITMPTFGRFARFGFTRAGAERRAASDAAGSVDLRPADTDRVTRTLSGGNQQKVMLARWLLRDCRVLMLDEPTRGVDVGARSEIYALIRELADTGVAVIVVSSEIEEVLGMADRVLVISDGRIAHEATSGDIDEHEVLDLVMEGRVA